Proteins encoded together in one Bradyrhizobium sp. CB82 window:
- a CDS encoding choline dehydrogenase — translation MTAQLPSFQSDDPEFDYVIVGAGSAGCVLANRLSANGKHSVLLLEAGPKDSNIWIHVPLGYGRLFKEKSVNWMYQTEPEPELGGRQVFQPRGKTLGGSSSINGLLYVRGQHEDYDRWRQLGNAGWGYDDVLPYFKKAENQARGADQFHGAGGPLPVSDLILSDSLSKAFISAAVETGLPYNPDFNGASQEGVGLFQTTTRKGRRASASVAYLGPAKNRSNLTVETSALGQRILFEGRRAVGAEYRQGSVVRRARARKEVLVSSGAYNSPQLLQLSGVGPADLLRKHGIDVVLDAPGVGHDLQDHMQVRIVMRCSQPITLNDTINHPIRRTLTGVRYALFRQGWLTIAAGTAGAFFKTSPRLATPDIQVHFLPFSTDKMGEKLHDFSGFTASVCQLRPESRGSLRIRSADPTVPPEIRINYMSTETDRTTNVEGLKILRKILHAPALKPFVVEEVDPGLKVATDAELLEFCRQRGTTIYHPTSTCRMGNDALAVVDQRLTVRGIEGLRVVDGSIMPDLVSGNTNAPIIMIAEKASDMILEDAR, via the coding sequence ATGACCGCCCAACTGCCATCTTTCCAGTCAGATGATCCCGAGTTCGACTACGTCATCGTCGGCGCCGGCTCGGCCGGCTGCGTGCTCGCCAATCGATTGTCGGCGAACGGCAAGCATTCGGTGCTGCTGCTCGAAGCTGGCCCGAAGGATTCCAACATCTGGATCCACGTGCCGCTGGGCTACGGTCGGCTGTTCAAGGAGAAGAGCGTCAACTGGATGTACCAGACCGAGCCGGAGCCCGAGCTGGGCGGCCGGCAAGTGTTCCAGCCGCGCGGCAAGACGCTGGGTGGCTCGAGCTCGATCAACGGCCTGTTGTACGTCCGCGGCCAGCATGAGGACTACGACCGCTGGCGTCAGCTCGGCAACGCCGGCTGGGGCTATGACGACGTGCTGCCCTACTTCAAGAAGGCCGAGAACCAGGCGCGCGGCGCCGATCAGTTTCACGGCGCCGGCGGGCCGCTGCCGGTCTCCGACCTGATCCTTTCCGATTCCTTGTCGAAGGCCTTCATCAGCGCGGCGGTCGAGACCGGCCTGCCTTACAATCCCGATTTCAACGGCGCCTCGCAGGAAGGCGTCGGCCTGTTCCAGACCACCACGCGAAAAGGCCGTCGCGCGTCCGCGTCCGTTGCCTATCTCGGTCCCGCGAAGAACCGCAGCAATCTGACGGTCGAGACCTCGGCGCTCGGCCAGCGCATCCTGTTCGAGGGCCGCCGCGCGGTCGGCGCCGAATATCGGCAAGGTTCGGTCGTGCGCCGCGCGCGGGCGCGCAAGGAGGTGCTGGTCTCGAGCGGCGCCTACAACTCGCCGCAGCTCTTGCAGCTCTCCGGCGTCGGCCCGGCCGACCTCCTGCGCAAGCACGGCATCGATGTCGTGCTCGATGCGCCGGGCGTCGGCCACGATCTCCAGGATCATATGCAGGTCCGCATCGTGATGCGCTGCTCGCAGCCGATCACGCTCAACGATACCATCAACCATCCGATCCGCCGCACGCTGACCGGCGTGCGCTACGCGCTGTTCCGCCAGGGCTGGCTGACGATCGCGGCCGGCACGGCCGGCGCCTTCTTCAAGACCAGTCCGCGGCTTGCCACGCCCGACATCCAGGTTCATTTCCTGCCGTTCTCGACCGACAAGATGGGTGAGAAGCTGCACGATTTTTCCGGCTTCACCGCCTCCGTGTGCCAGCTCCGCCCCGAGAGCCGCGGCAGCCTGCGGATCAGGAGTGCTGATCCGACCGTGCCGCCGGAAATCCGCATCAACTATATGTCGACTGAAACCGACCGCACTACCAATGTCGAAGGCCTGAAGATCCTGCGCAAGATATTGCATGCGCCGGCGCTGAAACCCTTCGTGGTGGAGGAGGTCGATCCAGGCCTGAAGGTCGCGACCGATGCGGAGCTGCTGGAATTCTGCCGCCAGCGCGGCACCACCATCTATCACCCGACCTCGACCTGCCGTATGGGCAATGACGCGCTCGCCGTGGTTGATCAGCGGCTCACGGTGCGGGGGATCGAGGGCTTGCGCGTGGTCGACGGATCGATCATGCCGGATCTTGTGTCGGGCAATACCAATGCGCCGATCATCATGATCGCCGAAAAGGCCTCGGACATGATATTGGAGGACGCGCGATAA
- the hemC gene encoding hydroxymethylbilane synthase, giving the protein MAIRLRIGTRKSAMALAQTEEIARRLSAAVPDIDVEIVKFDTTGDLDQTSKLLPHGGKGGAFVAQIRAAVLSGELQAAMHSLKDMPGNEDTPGLVIGATLSRDPPGDALVLRDGVSLDAFRQSRGKGFKIGTNAVRRAAYARRLFPDAEVIHFRGAADTRVRKLDNREMQRLPDGGAVGPADALIMARSGLDRVGLADRVAYEFTAAEMLPAAGQGIVAVECAARDWQTRQILSAIDDPTAHACADAEREVLWVLNGHCNSPVAGFSTIAGDQMSLAASVLDPSGNTIIEASRAGPANRPRELGRAVGLDLLAKGAADIIERSRPR; this is encoded by the coding sequence TTGGCTATTCGATTGCGGATCGGCACGCGCAAGAGCGCGATGGCGCTGGCACAGACGGAAGAGATCGCGCGCCGCCTGAGCGCCGCCGTGCCCGACATCGACGTCGAGATCGTCAAGTTCGACACCACGGGCGATCTCGATCAGACCAGCAAGCTGTTGCCCCATGGCGGCAAGGGCGGCGCCTTCGTCGCGCAGATCCGCGCCGCGGTGCTGTCAGGCGAGTTACAGGCGGCGATGCATTCGCTCAAGGATATGCCGGGCAATGAGGACACGCCGGGCCTCGTGATTGGCGCCACGCTGTCGCGCGATCCACCCGGCGATGCGCTGGTGCTGCGCGACGGTGTTTCGCTCGATGCGTTCAGGCAGTCGCGCGGCAAAGGTTTCAAGATCGGCACCAATGCGGTGCGGCGCGCGGCCTATGCGCGGCGGCTGTTTCCCGACGCCGAGGTGATCCACTTCCGCGGCGCCGCCGACACGCGCGTGCGCAAGCTCGACAACCGCGAGATGCAGCGGTTACCGGATGGCGGCGCGGTCGGTCCCGCCGATGCGCTGATCATGGCCCGCTCGGGTCTCGATCGCGTCGGGCTCGCCGATCGCGTCGCATACGAGTTTACGGCGGCGGAGATGCTGCCTGCAGCGGGGCAGGGCATCGTCGCCGTCGAATGCGCCGCACGGGATTGGCAGACCAGGCAGATTCTTTCGGCGATCGATGACCCGACGGCGCACGCCTGCGCCGATGCCGAACGCGAGGTGTTGTGGGTGCTCAACGGGCACTGCAATTCGCCGGTCGCGGGCTTCTCGACGATTGCAGGCGACCAGATGTCGCTCGCAGCCTCGGTGCTCGATCCTTCCGGCAACACGATCATCGAAGCATCGCGTGCAGGTCCCGCAAACCGCCCGCGCGAACTGGGCCGGGCGGTCGGCCTCGATCTGCTCGCGAAGGGGGCCGCCGACATCATCGAGCGCAGCCGGCCGCGCTAG
- a CDS encoding EAL domain-containing protein, producing MRSRLTSYLTKLFAGDLAAFGGPATDDAVAGHIRAEQMSLVLGYSVGIMLANACNAAVLAIALWHSPDWKFAVVWAIAVAGAAILFGVQSHSARRITKPQFVSRRAMHRLVRNAFILGSAWGIVPVAFFANASTGGQLIITCLCAGMLAGGALAFATIPIAAIAFTTPLFLGIGICLGSGGDPAYLLMAVLVVVYGSVLLRGVFVNSFTFMRRIMRQLEAERSVRQDPLTQLPNRFAFNETLDAALKRLALSGEEFAVLLLDLDRFKEVNDKFGHPAGDEFLVQVANRLQRCTRAAEHVARIGGDEFALVMTNLTRAEDALEIAERFVAAFAEPILVEGREIIGATSVGIVLAPRDGDKQLDLLKHADAALYRAKKAGPGTICFFEAADDKSARDRKALQSDLECAIARDELFLVFQPFLNLRDNRITGFEALLRWKHPVRGLVPPSEFIPIAEETGLIHEIGEWVIRRACATLAEWPDHIRVAVNFSAAQFHNTGILHTIVQALADANVAPHRLEIEITESMLLSKYGSASSILNALLQLGVTVALDDFGTGFSSLTYLRKLPFSRIKIDQSFISDMLAQPDCAAIVKSVIALARDLRIGVVAEGVETADQLEYLRQTNCDEVQGYLISRPASADQVLALLDPKKQRATYAA from the coding sequence ATGCGGTCCCGACTGACGTCCTATCTGACAAAGCTGTTCGCCGGCGACCTCGCCGCGTTCGGCGGACCCGCAACCGACGATGCTGTCGCCGGCCACATCCGCGCGGAGCAGATGTCTCTCGTGCTCGGCTATTCAGTCGGCATCATGCTGGCCAATGCCTGCAATGCGGCCGTGCTCGCTATCGCGCTCTGGCATTCGCCGGACTGGAAATTCGCCGTGGTCTGGGCGATTGCGGTCGCGGGCGCTGCGATCCTGTTCGGCGTGCAATCCCACAGCGCGCGCCGGATCACGAAGCCGCAATTCGTATCCCGCCGCGCCATGCACCGGCTGGTGCGCAACGCATTCATCCTCGGCTCCGCCTGGGGCATCGTTCCGGTCGCGTTCTTCGCCAACGCCTCCACCGGCGGCCAACTCATCATCACCTGCCTGTGCGCCGGAATGCTGGCCGGCGGCGCGCTCGCCTTCGCCACCATCCCGATCGCGGCCATCGCGTTCACGACTCCGCTCTTCCTCGGCATCGGGATCTGTCTCGGCAGCGGCGGCGACCCCGCCTATCTGCTGATGGCGGTCCTGGTCGTGGTCTACGGATCCGTGCTGCTGCGCGGCGTGTTCGTCAACTCCTTCACCTTCATGCGACGCATCATGCGGCAGCTCGAAGCGGAACGATCGGTCCGACAGGATCCGCTGACCCAACTGCCGAACCGCTTCGCGTTCAACGAGACACTCGATGCCGCCCTGAAGCGACTGGCCCTGTCCGGCGAGGAGTTCGCCGTGCTGCTGCTCGACCTCGATCGCTTCAAGGAGGTGAACGACAAGTTCGGCCATCCGGCCGGCGACGAATTCCTGGTCCAGGTCGCCAACCGCCTGCAACGCTGCACGCGGGCGGCCGAGCACGTCGCGCGCATCGGCGGGGACGAGTTCGCGCTGGTCATGACCAATCTCACCAGGGCTGAAGACGCCCTCGAGATCGCGGAGCGATTCGTCGCGGCCTTCGCCGAGCCGATCCTGGTCGAGGGCCGCGAGATCATCGGCGCCACCAGCGTCGGCATCGTGCTGGCGCCGCGGGACGGCGACAAGCAGCTGGACCTGCTCAAGCATGCCGACGCCGCGCTCTATCGCGCCAAGAAAGCCGGACCGGGCACGATCTGCTTCTTCGAGGCCGCCGACGACAAGTCGGCGCGCGACCGCAAGGCGCTACAATCGGATCTGGAGTGCGCCATTGCGCGAGACGAGTTGTTCCTGGTCTTTCAGCCGTTCCTCAATCTCAGGGACAACCGGATCACCGGCTTCGAGGCGCTTTTGCGCTGGAAGCATCCGGTGCGCGGACTGGTGCCGCCGAGCGAGTTCATTCCGATCGCGGAGGAAACCGGCCTCATTCACGAGATTGGCGAGTGGGTCATACGGCGCGCCTGCGCGACATTGGCGGAGTGGCCCGACCATATCAGGGTCGCGGTAAATTTCTCCGCGGCGCAATTCCACAACACCGGCATCCTTCACACGATCGTGCAGGCGCTGGCCGACGCCAACGTCGCCCCTCACCGGCTGGAGATCGAGATCACCGAATCGATGCTGCTGTCGAAATACGGTTCGGCGTCATCGATTCTGAACGCGCTGCTGCAACTCGGCGTCACGGTGGCGCTGGACGATTTCGGCACCGGGTTCTCGTCGCTGACCTATTTGCGCAAGCTGCCGTTCAGCCGCATCAAGATCGACCAATCCTTCATCAGCGACATGCTGGCGCAGCCCGACTGCGCAGCGATCGTGAAATCGGTGATCGCGCTTGCGCGGGACCTGCGGATCGGCGTGGTCGCCGAAGGCGTCGAGACGGCCGATCAGCTCGAATATCTGCGCCAGACCAACTGCGACGAAGTCCAGGGCTATCTCATCAGCCGCCCGGCCTCGGCCGATCAGGTGCTGGCTCTGCTCGACCCGAAGAAGCAAAGAGCGACTTACGCCGCGTAG